TGCATCCCCAAAACTCCTATCTTTTCTGTGCCTCCTGCTGAGCACCGTCAAGTACCGCTCAGTTTCTGCCTGTACCGAATGCAGAGTCCGCAGGATGAGTAAATTACAAAAGGACTAACCATGGGGATTCATGCAACATCTGCAGGCGTTGCAGTGGAAGATGATGCACTGCGCTGGTCGTACCACATCTCTTGTCATCGTTTTCGCTCCGTACGCCTGCGCTCACAGCGCCTGCAGATTCCTCTCCTTTGATCGCTTGCACTGTGGCCTCAGTTAGACCCGAAGCAAACAGATGGAACGAAATGTTTTGGGTCAGTCTTGCCATGAGGGCCAATTTGCATGCAAAAGTTGGTCTAAATCTCATAACCCATTTCCTGTTCGACTGCTAGAAATCGTTATCGTGGCCGCGTTGGTGACGCAGAGAAAGATGAGATGTTCCCGGATTTAGATGCTTCAACGATTGAAAGCCACCGGAACTAAGAATGCTGACGAACTTTACGCTGCCAATTTCTTCCCACGTAAAATATATACCTATGTATAAGAACAATAGAACGATGAGGCGTCAACATGGCCTTTTACTTTTTGTGCTTCGTTGAATATATACTACTAGTCGTCCGAAAAATTTGGAGCCGACTTGAACTGTTCTATCACTCTGACATGTACGGAAAATGTCAGTGTTCTTCAAAATTACatagttttcttttgtttttgaaaTAGTGACTGATTTCGATTGCTCGAAATTTCCACTGCGTTTGGCCTAAGCTGATTGAATCTTTGGTAATATGACCAAGAAAGAAATTATTTATCGTCCTCCGGCGAAGAAAAGAATTACAACTGTTTGTGGGAGCCACGCTGCCGTCGTGGGTGGAAATGTGGTCCACTGTTGGAAACGTGGGGTCCGTAGGACGCGGATCGGCCTGCGAAAGGGCAGGAACGGATGGGGCCCTCATCGGCCCGCCTCTCCTGTAGCTTTCCGAGGCCGGGGCCCGCAGTGACCCCCACACGGTGCCCTTAGGTCGCCGTCATGTCCCCGTCGGCAGATAAATAAAATGAATTATTGTTAATAGGACTTTTGGGTTGGCAGTTGGTCGCCATCCGAGGACTCGTGTCACGGCCACAGCCACGCGAACCGGGAGAAGAGAGGAGGGAGGGGGGTTGGGGTTTCCCCGTTCAACGAGCAAACCGCCTGCCCGACACGTGCCAGCCCACCTTTGCGTCTTAAGCTAATCATAATTGAGCTTCGCGTGAAGAGTTGGGTTGGGTTTAATAATCATCCGAATTAGCCTATCGTATTTGATGCAAAATACCGTCTCTACCAACTCCATGAGGGTGGCATCGACATGGATGACCGGAATGAGGTGACGAAGGTCTGAGGTGATCACAGGAGTCGCTGTCGAGTCGGCATCAGCACAGGCAAATAATGGATGAATGAGCCAATGGAACGTCACCCGGTAGGCATAACCGACAAAGTACACGTCTGCCTCGATCGGCCGCTGGATCAAGATCCAACGGAGACCACTTGTGATCTCTGTGGAATCTTCTTCAGGCTCAACTTGGAGGTCCTTTAATGGCGGTGGTTTGAGCCTCACAACCTTATCATCAGCTTTAAGCTGGGCCTCCAATGCAGGCGGGTAGGGCAATGACATGAATGCCCTGCCTGCATTTCCTTGGCCTCGCCGGCCACTGATGGCCACGTTTACCTAAAGCAGGACTAGGCCTGTATTAAAACTGGTGCAGATTTCATTGTGATTGTAATGGAGAGGGAGGGTGTCATTTGTCCTTAAGAGTATGAACAGGAGGGGGCTCAAGTGGTCATTTGTCACTTAGAGTGGTAGTCAAATTGGAGAGAAAAGAAATATAGAAATGTAAGCAGCTGTCAAAGGGGAGAAGAGGAGGAATAGCGACCTGTTCTTTTTTGTCTTTCTACGATCCGCCTCCGTCCCTTCTTTCTTCCCTTTGGTTTCGGAAGGCGATTGTAGGAGGAGGAgagtagaggaagaaaaagaacaaacagaagaaaagagggagacagGGTAGACAGAGATGGAGGAGCCCTGGAAGAGGTTTTCAATTACGCAGCAAGACCATGATGTCTTCATCGTCTAACGTTTTCCTAAAGCGCAAGGCGATCCAAGGTAAGAACCTATACATCTCTGAGAATCACCACCATCACCGTGACACAAAGACACCACcagcaagagagaaaagaagatatCTAAGAGTTCTCGCGTTATTTCTTATGTTTATTCATGGTTTTCTTCTTGCTGGATCTCTTGTTTTGATCGCTTCATGACTACCTGTGTGCAGCTGGCGTAACGTTAATTGGACTGCCatgatgatgaagaaagagagGGCAGCATGGGAATAGCGACACAACCGTCTcagcttcccttctcctacctcaGCCCAACCAAGGTCCTTACGAGGCCGCAGCCCGGGCCTAATTCGCCGACGACGTCTATGTCCCAAGGCTTCCACCAAGGCATCTTCAGCTTCTCCGAGGGCTTCGATCGCTCTGCAAACCAGGAGCAGCAGCATCACCACATCGCGCAGCAAAGCAGGAGGGACAAGCTAAGGGTGCAAGGGTTCGATGCCGCCGGACCCCCGCTAGTCCCGATCGAGGAGCAAGGAGGGGAGCCAAGCATCTACGAATCCGCCGCTGTCGGTGCCGGCAACATGTTGTCAGACATGTTCAGTTTCCCGGCGCACGGACCAACGCCAATCGACCTGCATGCCAACCAGATCTCGGGTAGTTATCATCTCCCGCCGAGGCAAACGGCCGTGACCGGCTTTTCCGGGGACTGGTACGGGCCGAACCGACAAGGGAACCAGCAGCAGCATCAGGTGACGGGTTTGAACACCGATCCAGCTGCTGCGATGCAGCTATTTCTCATGAATCCTCCACCGCAGCCGCGATCACAGCAGCAGCATCCAAggtctccatctccacctccacCAGCTGCTGCCCCAACTCTCCACCAGCAACACCATCCTCATCAAGCCTTTCAATCCTTTGGCGAGACTCCCTTTGGTGGGAGACTGGTAGAAGGCCAAGGGCTGTCGTTATCACTCTCTTCATCTCTGCAGCACTTGGAGATGGCCAAAGCTGATGATCTAAGAGTTAGAGAAGGTGGGTTGTACTTCAGCAACCAGCAGCAGCACCCTACGTTACATTTGCAAGGCCATGTTCATGGCCATGGTCAGCAGTTCCACATGGGCTATACCGGCACGGGTATGGTGAGTGTATTGAGGAACTCCAAGTATGCAAAGGCGGCGCAGGAGCTACTGGAGGAGTTCTGCAGCGTGATGAGCGGGCAATCGAAAGGGAGTAGGGTAGGGAGGCACCGCGTCGGGTCATCCAACATTAACCGTAACCCTagtagcggcggcggcggtggaggtgcGTCTAGTACGGCCGCTGCATCTACCTCCTCTTCCAAGGATGTCCCTCCCTTGTCTCCCGCTGACAGATTTGAGCACCAGAGAAAGAAAACCAAGCTCATCTCCATGCTTGACGAGGCATGTACTAATCACTCCTTTCTGACCTGCTCTATCTCTTGTGACTATTATTGTAGATAGCTTCACGTAGACCTACCTCCTCCTCGCTCAATTCACATAGTGAGAAATTTGCCTTCAGCGGCAAATATATTACTTATCAGTCATTTGGTTGCCGAAGAAAGTGGTTGAGTTGATTCTCAGGTCATTTTTAACAAGATTTTTTGATAGTGGTCGTTGCGCTTTTCTTTATCTATTCCCATAGGTCGAATAGATTACAACCATAGAGGTAGCTTCCATTAAGTAACCATGGCTCTTGTTTGGTGAAACAATGGCCTTCACGTCTCCATTGCTCCACTCCTCTTCTTAATTTCCTTCTGTAGGGATGCAAACTCCCAAGAGATCTCATTGTCTCTTCATGGAAACGCTGCTTAAGTAGACATACAACACCAAGGATAGAGATGCGTGTACATATCATCCTGCTGAGGCGGAGAAAGGGATTTAGATGATCTCAGGAACCCCAGGCCGAAACACGCTAGTGTGACTGGCCCAGACCCCTTGCTTTCCATAAAGTATTGCTCATAGGCACATTGTAATATTTGTCTTTCTTATATACTCTTCAATCCGCATCATCGTAGCAGCATGATTCGATAGGAGAATTAATCATTGTACTTGATTTGGATTTCTACAGCTCATTTAGCTTAACCTTTGGCAACtgtaattatttttcttgtcCTCTATCGTTTCCCTAGTCCTTTTATGTAATAGTACAACAGTAACTACAAGGCAATCATGGCGCTCTCTATCTTTGATCTTCGCAGGTCGACAGAAGATACAGCCACTACTGCGATCAAATGCAGATGGTGGTGAATTCCTTCGACTCGGTGATGGGGTTTGGAGCTGCAACGCCCTACACAGCTCTAGCGCAGAAGGCTATGTCGCGGCACTTCCGGTGCCTCAAGGACGCAATCGTCGCACAACTGAAGCAGACATGCGAACTCCTAGGCGACAGAGAAGGTGCGAGCAGCTCCGGGATCACCAAGGGAGACACCCCCAGGCTCCGGCTGCTCGACCAGAGCTTGCGGCAGCAGCAGTCCTTCAGTCAGATGGGAATGATGGAGCAGGAAGCCTGGAGGCCTCAGCGCGGATTGCCGGAGCGCTCCGTCAGCATCCTGAGGGGTTGGCTCTTCGAGCACTTCCTTCACCCGTAAGACCATCTTCCCTTCCTACCATCCTATGCATAGATAGACTCTTCATCTATCCATACATcttttttctcctcttcctccgccaCCACCTGCAACATGAATAAGAGTTACTTGCCAAAAGCTTCGAAGATGTTGTCCTTGCAATTCGTGCAGCGGGTTTCTGCATGCTTTCTGTGCACCCTAAAGTTGGCATTCAGTTGCTCTGTGTGAGAGGAGCTGACATCATAGagcattttcttcttttatttttgtcTCTCCATTTCCCTTAGTGTACCTTTAGTATCATCAATTATACCAATCTATCAACGATTCAGCACTGCCATGTCCTTATGTGCAGTCCTCGCACCACAAAAGCTTCTCCATTCAGCATTCACTAATTCATTATTTTAAGCATCTGTagcaatatttaatatatatatatatagctagcTAGTTGGTGATGGACTGTGGATCTTTGAGACGTACTGATGTCATTTTCAACTCAGGTATCCCAGTGATGCAGATAAGCATTTGTTGGCGAGGCAGACAGGTTTATCCAGAAATCAGGTCTGTCCTTTCATCCCTCAATCATACGAAACGCATCGGGTTTTGGAATCCAAATATTTCAACCAGGAAAATGATGACTTTACCATGGAGATCGAGCAGAAACATTAATACAACGAGATACATGGACTACTTGCAGTGTCACCTCCCCACTTTTAACGGGATTAAAGCTGGAACGTTTGTTTGAACTTTGATTCAGTCGACCAGGGTTCATCTTCCTTATGTTTTCTGGGGTTGCTGCATCTTTGCACTTTCCTGGAAGACCAATATAGATCTATCTCAGCTGCTAACCAAAGATGTAGGTAGACCTGATGGTTTTACATGTGTACCAGGTTTCCAACTGGTTCATCAATGCAAGGGTGAGGCTATGGAAGCCAATGGTGGAGGAGATGTACCTGCAGGAGTCCAAGGAGGAGGAGGGAACAGAgaaagaagcaaaccaacaaagagcgCCATCACCaatgcaacagcagcagcaaagcCAGAGACTGGGAACCAATGCGGCGTCCGAGAGTGACGCGTCTCCCAGCACATCCTCCATCAGCCACCGCAATCATCGGTTCGCCTCCTCCTCCGACAACCCACCGCCGGGTCTGGGTGCGGCCCACCAGCCAAGCAGCGGAGTCGATGACGGTGTCCTTGTCGGTGTAGGACAAATCGGCGACGTGTACCGCTACTACGGGGCTGCCGCCACCTCTGAACTGGGCCCGGCTGCGCGAATGCGACTGGGGGCCGCCGGAGACGTGTCGCTCACGCTCGGGCTACGGCATGCCGGCGGCGGTACGTCCGAGAAGAGCCGGTTCTCAGTTAGGGACTTGGGCGGCTGTTAACACGATCCAAAGCAAGTATAAGATTAGATAAGAAGATCCTACCTAGTTTTCAGCTTCTTGGACTGGACAATTAGTGCAACAAATATATAGCAAGAACATAGAAATCTATGGTATAGAATTGTATTGCAGGTTTTCCTCTCTTCCTTTCTCTTTGTATACCTATGAACACATATCGGTGTTGGGGGATGATTACAGGAATACTGATTGGTGACACTAGTGTGTTTCTTTGGTGTTTTGTCCACGTTCTTTTCACTGCTTCATCTCTACGGTCGACTCACCACCGAGGTCGTCGGAGATAGCCGGCCAACGATTAGAGGAACAGCAGCCATGAATGCTAGAAACAGTGGTTGATTGATAAGGGAAATTAAATGACACACCAGATGATGATGGAGCTGCTTTTTCTCGTCATCTCAGTGGGCCGTCCGTCCATAGCTAAGCAATTGGACAAAAGAATTAATGAAGGGTGACTCTACGTTTCACGTGAAAGATAAAACGTGTATGATCTATCTCTATAGCACTTCCATCACATGTGTGCAACAGATAATTCCTTGCAATCGAATAAAATAGTTCTGTAAATCAGCAAATTATTGACCAATCATTTCGTGATTAGTTATGTTTGTAATTATTGCAGTAATTACGACAGAATTACAAATTATTGCAGTAATTATTCTCCCTTTTATGTGCTATTAAGATGTTTTTCTCCTCCTCCATGCTGTGTTTCTGCTACCTAATCCATGAGGAACAGAGCATCGAGTGCTGTTGAAACTTTTGAGGCCCAGGGAGAGTTATATATCTCTAACAAGGGAAAGGGAACAAAAATATATCTCTAAATAGAGTTGAAGTGCATTTTGTGCAAAACATTCTGAGTGGAAAAGGTAACGATATATAATTtagtatatttatatacattctGATCACGAGGAGCTCTTTACAGTCCTGCAGTCAAAACTTCATGTGTTCTTGAACAGTGAGGAAGAAGTACACGGTGAGTCCAATGCTCGCTGCCACAAGAATCACCATCCCTGCAAAGAATCTCTGGTCGAATTAATTCTAGTTTTCTTGTTGCAAATGATGAGACTGATCCTGATTTGGCCGAAGCCATCTATAAGAATTTGTTTTCACCTAAAAGAAATCATCATGAGGATTCACTAAATTTctgaaaacttgagcatgctcttTGACTGTAAGTAGTCGAAAGTCATAGCAGATTCTTGACGAGGGATGAAGAACAAGAAAGCGAGCTTACCGGATTCAGCAGATCTTGCTGCTtgttctcctcttcctttcttgGCCTCCTTCGAAGCATGAGAAGCTTTGAGATGCAGAAGCATGGACATCACCACCAACCCACTCCCAAGCTTCTCCCTCACAATCCTCTCACGCATGTTCAAGGACCAAAGCCCAGCCACCCCTTCGACATAGCCCTCCACTATGACCTTCACGAGCAAGAGAATCCCAGCACAGAGGATCGACATGGCCGATCGACTCAGGGTGTTGGAAGTGAAGCCACAGTGGAGAAGATTGATGCCGAAGGCAAAGGCATAGAGTGGGAACCAAAAGTACCAATCTGGAAGAAAAAGATCATAAAAATACTAGTAAAAATAAAAGCTTAGGAAAGATGGGGAAATTTGCTTGCCTGGATCATCCAGCTGAACTGATGCAGAGTAAGCAAACAGTAGGCTCATCAACACAGAGCACGCGGAGAAAACGGGAGAATGAACGTTAAGCGTCGCCATGTTCTTCAGCTCCTTTGCCTTCTTGCCCTGCACACCTCTCTCGAGCTCAACGACGTGATGAACATGGCAGACGAATAAAGTCAACGTTGTTATTTACTTGGCTGCACAGCTAATGTAGCGTTTGATGTGGACTGGCACATCGTTTCTCTCACCCAGCTGTTGACTTTCTAGGCTGTGAGATCGAATGACTCCTGACTTGGTAGTGTTTGTCGAAATGTCGATGACCTCGCAGTGATTATACATGAAAAATATAACCTTAATTTGATTCCCTTGCATTGATTTCACAGCTTAAAGGGTAAAAGTTGACCTGGGAAAATATATCTAGCAACAGCCTCAGTTTGCTTGGAAGAGAGGCCCAAATGAGGCCATCGAGAAACCAGAAACAGAATCCAGGTTCGGCCCAAAGCCTCTCACCAAGGGATTTGAGCTGCGCTATCGTCTTCTCCGAGTCACTCACCGCAAAGCAGATCATTCACCTTGCTCTGACAACAAATTGAAAGAAGCAGAAATAATAATTCAAAGTACAACAGAAATTGCATGCAATCCATTTTTTAGGTCCCGATCAGCCATGGATTCCCAATCTTACCCTCGAAATGTTTACAAATCATCTATCTCACCAAATCTTAGCATAGCCATCAGCTACATGTGCACCAACACCCATTATCTTCCTCCTCAACTCACAAGTCGATCGACACGCACGCTTCATTCAGCCCCGATTCGAAGGCAGAACTAACGAATAGCGTCTGCTTTGCGGCAGACCTCGCTGGTGGTGTTCGTAAGCGCCGCCGCACCAAGGATCTCAAGCGGCAACATGTACTCGCGCCATGGGCCCCTCGTTGTCTTGGCCCACCACGCTTCTATAAGCTTACTCCGCCCTGCCGCCGTACGCCCCCGACTGCGGCGCCCTCAGCAACGCCTCCGGTGACTGCTCCGACACCCGCCACACTTTCACCGATTTGTCTAGGCTGCCGCTGTACACGATCCAACTCGCGGCGGCGCTGCCGCGGCCCCCCTCCTCGCCGCCGGTGTCCGTGACTATCGCGAGGCACTTGACTGGTCCCGAGTGGCCGCTGAGCACCGAGAGGCAGTTGTGCACTGTGCCCTCGCGCCGCCACACGCAGATATTCTTGTCAGCGGAGCCGCTCAGCAGGAGGCTTCCGGCCGCGGCGAGGCAGAGCACTGCCATTTTGTGGCCTCGGAGCACTCCGCCGTGGGAGAGTTGCCCTTCTCCCTCCCAGAAGTTGATGATCCCGTCGGAGGAGCCGCAGTAGAGGATAGGCGCTGTCGGGCTGACCGCGAGCGAGGTCACAGCGGACTCCTGCTTGAGCAGCGTCTGCACCGGCGAGTGCTTGGTGCTCTTCACCTGCAGCTCCCGTCGCCACACCTTGACGGTGCCGTCGGCGGAGCCGGTAAAGACGAGCCCGCCGAAGGCGGTCACAACCGAGTTGACAGCGTCGTCATGGGCGATGACAGACTCCAGGCACCTCGAGTCAGATATTCGCCACACCTTAAAGGTCTTGTCCCAGGAGCTCGAGTAGAGGAGCCCCTGGTCCTCGTCGAGGCAAAGGCACGATATGGCGTCGGAGTGGCGAATCCAGAGGGCGCTGCGATGGCGACGGACCTCGACGTAGTTGGACGGCTTCAGCGAGCTCCGGATGACGTCCTTGAGCCTGGGGAGGCTCCCAATACGCTTGTGTACGGCGGCGCTCTTGGGGGACACCCTCCATACCCGGATCTTGCCGTCCTGGTGGCCGGTGAAGATGCGATCCGCCGCGATGACGATGGCCTTGACGAG
The DNA window shown above is from Musa acuminata AAA Group cultivar baxijiao chromosome BXJ2-4, Cavendish_Baxijiao_AAA, whole genome shotgun sequence and carries:
- the LOC135609661 gene encoding BEL1-like homeodomain protein 4; protein product: MGIATQPSQLPFSYLSPTKVLTRPQPGPNSPTTSMSQGFHQGIFSFSEGFDRSANQEQQHHHIAQQSRRDKLRVQGFDAAGPPLVPIEEQGGEPSIYESAAVGAGNMLSDMFSFPAHGPTPIDLHANQISGSYHLPPRQTAVTGFSGDWYGPNRQGNQQQHQVTGLNTDPAAAMQLFLMNPPPQPRSQQQHPRSPSPPPPAAAPTLHQQHHPHQAFQSFGETPFGGRLVEGQGLSLSLSSSLQHLEMAKADDLRVREGGLYFSNQQQHPTLHLQGHVHGHGQQFHMGYTGTGMVSVLRNSKYAKAAQELLEEFCSVMSGQSKGSRVGRHRVGSSNINRNPSSGGGGGGASSTAAASTSSSKDVPPLSPADRFEHQRKKTKLISMLDEVDRRYSHYCDQMQMVVNSFDSVMGFGAATPYTALAQKAMSRHFRCLKDAIVAQLKQTCELLGDREGASSSGITKGDTPRLRLLDQSLRQQQSFSQMGMMEQEAWRPQRGLPERSVSILRGWLFEHFLHPYPSDADKHLLARQTGLSRNQVSNWFINARVRLWKPMVEEMYLQESKEEEGTEKEANQQRAPSPMQQQQQSQRLGTNAASESDASPSTSSISHRNHRFASSSDNPPPGLGAAHQPSSGVDDGVLVGVGQIGDVYRYYGAAATSELGPAARMRLGAAGDVSLTLGLRHAGGGTSEKSRFSVRDLGGC
- the LOC103980858 gene encoding uncharacterized protein LOC103980858, encoding MATLNVHSPVFSACSVLMSLLFAYSASVQLDDPDWYFWFPLYAFAFGINLLHCGFTSNTLSRSAMSILCAGILLLVKVIVEGYVEGVAGLWSLNMRERIVREKLGSGLVVMSMLLHLKASHASKEAKKGRGEQAARSAESGMVILVAASIGLTVYFFLTVQEHMKF
- the LOC135608934 gene encoding protein JINGUBANG-like is translated as MREGGGSSGGSGHSAAMYADRPMPHSDQLMHQSSADEDSFMRHSSSSTTASSGFYSDYPMAMSGESSPFIMSPWHQSSPHPANDPAFADAAAGLPFTGLISSLVREEGHIYSLAAIGDLLYTGSDSKNIRVWKNQKDFAGFKSSSGLVKAIVIAADRIFTGHQDGKIRVWRVSPKSAAVHKRIGSLPRLKDVIRSSLKPSNYVEVRRHRSALWIRHSDAISCLCLDEDQGLLYSSSWDKTFKVWRISDSRCLESVIAHDDAVNSVVTAFGGLVFTGSADGTVKVWRRELQVKSTKHSPVQTLLKQESAVTSLAVSPTAPILYCGSSDGIINFWEGEGQLSHGGVLRGHKMAVLCLAAAGSLLLSGSADKNICVWRREGTVHNCLSVLSGHSGPVKCLAIVTDTGGEEGGRGSAAASWIVYSGSLDKSVKVWRVSEQSPEALLRAPQSGAYGGRAE